The following coding sequences lie in one Apostichopus japonicus isolate 1M-3 chromosome 13, ASM3797524v1, whole genome shotgun sequence genomic window:
- the LOC139978588 gene encoding uncharacterized protein: MNMVDVVTLNSVSKSMLAMFSYRLIGIFLVTVCVCQAQVMDGDIRIVPDNPREGHVEVFLEDEWGTISTIEFDEATTTVVCRQQGFQGPAESIKSTEHLGPLSSPEWNIMCSEGAESILDCDRSKREGNVQVLPYMNFTFTTWKHDNDLGVICKEKKSSATRMLVVDVALSLLLFAFILLFAYLAYYCAKRGKTTPSTTTAPNPDPSSNDDDVTTIDAPKHEYSRCVVVEGRASKEAEDINMKDMTIVEDKEVHAYATFT, from the exons ATGAATATGGTGGACGTAGTGACTCTGAATTCAGTTTCTAAATCGATGTTAGCCATGTTCTCTTATAGACTCATTGGTATCTTTCTTGTTACTGTTTGCGTTTGCCAAGCTCAAGTTATGGACGGAG ATATTCGCATCGTGCCAGATAATCCTCGCGAGGGACACGTAGAAGTTTTCTTAGAGGATGAGTGGGGAACTATTTCCACAATCGAATTTGATGAGGCTACAACCACGGTGGTCTGCAGACAACAAGGATTTCAAGGTCCGGCAGAATCGATTAAATCCACAGAGCATCTTGGACCCCTCAGCTCACCCGAATGGAACATTATGTGTTCTGAGGGGGCAGAGTCAATCCTTGACTGTGACAGAAGTAAAAGGGAGGGTAATGTCCAAGTCTTGCCCTACATGAACTTTACATTTACAACCTGGAAGCATGACAATGACCTCGGGGTCATCTGCAAAG aaaaaaaaagttcagcGACGAGGATGTTAGTAGTCGATGTGGCTTTATCCCTGCTCCTGTTTGCTTTCATACTCTTGTTTGCCTATTTGGCCTACTACTGCGCTAAGCGTGGAAAGACGACTCCGTCGACCACTACAGCCCCCAACCCCGACCCTTCTTCCAACGATGACGATGTCACCACTATCGACGCCCCAAAG CATGAGTACTCCAGGTGTGTGGTGGTAGAAGGAAGGGCATCGAAGGAAGCAGAAGACATCAATATGAAGGACATGACGATTGTAGAAGATAAAGAGGTTCATGCATACGCTACTTTTACATAA